In Alkalihalobacillus sp. TS-13, the following are encoded in one genomic region:
- a CDS encoding sugar ABC transporter substrate-binding protein, whose product MKRMVSLLMILMLTMLAACTPADTISSNEKEGTAEDPVTISFFQPGLEQPNAKEPVEELIKQFEEENPGIKVDIQSVGWGEAYQKLVTGFSSGTAPDVIHGGTRWVGAFAAMNGILQLDEYAEERLSLYHDPLQESVTYQDNIYAIPRSFSARAIIYRSDLIPEPPKTWDELVEVAKKVQEENEGMYGFAVAGAKHVSTTTQFFNYVFQNGGDIFDEDGNAVLNSKEAVEALEYYADLYTEHKVVPNPIEYNREQLPVLFKEGKIAMFVCGPWAKSIMGLEPDNPETPFKTAVLPKGKEMSNTLVSDSLMVSAKTEHPEAAWKLIEFMTSPEEQTKHDKDRGMVPIQKEEAKDPFFKEDPYFAPFVEMATMGQGQPVPAAWEPFQDIVSEAVQKALNGEDPQKALDEAVEKIKQEKLAPTK is encoded by the coding sequence ATGAAACGAATGGTTTCACTATTGATGATCTTGATGTTAACTATGTTAGCCGCATGTACGCCGGCTGATACGATTTCATCAAATGAAAAAGAAGGGACAGCAGAGGATCCTGTCACAATTTCATTTTTCCAACCAGGACTTGAACAGCCGAATGCCAAGGAGCCTGTTGAAGAACTGATCAAACAGTTCGAGGAAGAAAACCCGGGCATCAAGGTCGATATCCAATCGGTCGGGTGGGGAGAAGCGTATCAAAAGCTCGTAACCGGGTTCAGCAGCGGGACTGCCCCTGATGTGATCCATGGGGGGACTCGATGGGTCGGTGCTTTCGCTGCAATGAATGGCATCCTTCAACTGGATGAGTATGCAGAAGAAAGACTTTCACTTTATCATGATCCACTTCAAGAATCAGTGACCTATCAAGATAACATTTATGCGATTCCGAGATCATTCTCAGCGCGCGCCATCATCTACCGTTCCGATTTGATACCGGAACCTCCGAAAACCTGGGATGAACTGGTGGAGGTTGCGAAGAAAGTACAGGAAGAGAACGAGGGCATGTATGGTTTTGCAGTCGCAGGAGCAAAACACGTCTCTACGACAACACAGTTTTTCAACTATGTGTTCCAAAATGGTGGGGACATTTTTGACGAAGATGGTAACGCCGTCTTGAATTCAAAAGAGGCGGTCGAAGCACTGGAATACTATGCTGATTTATACACAGAGCATAAAGTGGTCCCGAATCCGATCGAGTATAACCGTGAGCAGCTTCCGGTCCTGTTCAAGGAAGGAAAGATCGCGATGTTCGTTTGTGGTCCATGGGCCAAGTCCATCATGGGATTAGAGCCGGACAACCCGGAAACACCTTTTAAAACAGCGGTTCTTCCGAAAGGTAAAGAGATGTCCAATACCCTCGTTTCCGACTCCCTGATGGTCTCTGCGAAGACAGAACATCCGGAAGCGGCCTGGAAACTGATCGAGTTCATGACATCTCCGGAGGAACAGACGAAACATGATAAAGATCGAGGTATGGTACCGATCCAGAAGGAAGAAGCGAAAGATCCATTCTTTAAAGAGGATCCCTATTTCGCTCCATTTGTAGAAATGGCCACGATGGGTCAAGGTCAGCCAGTGCCCGCAGCATGGGAGCCGTTCCAGGATATTGTCTCTGAAGCGGTCCAAAAAGCGCTGAATGGAGAAGATCCGCAAAAAGCATTGGATGAGGCAGTTGAGAAAATCAAACAAGAAAAATTAGCACCAACAAAGTAG